One region of Skermanella mucosa genomic DNA includes:
- a CDS encoding LamG domain-containing protein yields the protein MAAPTYITGVTTDSGMLPTTFEAGRPTVAAGDLLILYVGCDMDATIPTPSGWTTLHEASDPGKRTAVFWKLAGSSEPTTYTVTASSGAFFASAHICAYSGVDPTNPVSPIATPGNTMTTGSLTTTRPDSIYQSWITSGSTLSAPAGSTLFSVVSAGFMSYFHEARQTVATPGAVSHTYGGSAAGVTSGAFVVQPPPPPPREVAKPSGTLTVSKTGQYAALKHFVTCDGVFQSSYAGPSFQDYADVVTDVNADVFDFINGTATLATDAIGSHWTPNSPSDPDFSVQPFSSPTTYGYGAGPWTFFSRVNTSFPGSASTARCLLIYFSDDFGTIQLRTLNNTWQVIRNGTVAVSGPMPSGVSTITLVGTTTTVAVYANGALIGSASGNYSINTSMAPYVGGDGSAVPFESKIYEFGVVAAAWSASEATAYDNAPLAVVGITGGNTPQEPTGPVTHQLDGSASATATVSSAELKAYDAQGYTAPVTTAFMTPTTVHSNSAPIDGNTGTTWSNWTVARINSNVNASSSRASSSVSSSTRTRVGIGRAFGFNVPADAEVTGIEVRIVRSASASSRLRDEAVVLTGGSVPQAQYSADDKADTATLWPTTGGESAAVYGGSSDLWGLPSILVSDLATLGVGLMVRNTTTSTTTAYVNMMSMAATYREYNAAYVQQPGGTTHQLAGNALAAVSTVPSATMRRSRRIAPNTIPAAATVGPALLARTRSLAANAVSAASTVTTEMGVNKAAIQLVATISAAATVSPASLVRHRPLSGNAVSAAATSSATTLTRTRLITAEASESSSVAPADLVRTRLLAAAPVAAAATANPASMTVRKPGNRTVEKPTTEVSFTKSGKYAGTTGYWIFNEQSGLSPNIANPGTGDAVPMGGITTASDEVGRHLLGTATYANYFATGLTGDQLGIGGSQPFTIFARVNPSAAQDQGGIFSYGSGAAARNLSIRSFDDRFLVDNGQAEMSLVQGEVPRDAVSTFALTYDGTQLHFYYNGVRRVSQTIALDAGGGSSLQLGRFTYGAASLENKHAWHGKIYEVGTVSGVAWSAQDVSDYDANPLEALSFAAPAVIHELVAETGSATSSATATTLNPKRGLAADLVSATAAATSSTLVRQRPVTGDAVAATATVSTAELVRQRALASDQVQAVSSATASTVVRQRPLQADTVQASATAAASTLARHRPLTAQPVTATASCTGSLSQSGSFSATVSASSAASATTCVRVRTVAANPVSVTSSATALTLSLSGTFEGFASASATVAPAEIGRVRPLSAPPVASTSTTTPATLRKRTGLGAAPVAASAVSTVTGFGRRRPVISNPVSVSSSSTGSLSQSGTMSGNVSASASATASTVARRRGIVANISIAAATSATTLVRTRKLSANPVAASASATASSSARVPLSATPVTATSATAQATLKPLRGIAATALATSTSTASVQRLRGLQATASGTATVTPAPWGRKRGITGLVTATSGSTGRASAKLGLLGSVSATALSTGSVVSKTKLPARIAATFTQTRMITSGSNPYTVTRQPVEIGYSIEVVRDLTAAVETVREFPPISGLV from the coding sequence ATGGCGGCACCGACTTACATCACGGGCGTGACAACAGACAGCGGGATGCTGCCCACTACGTTCGAGGCAGGTAGGCCGACCGTGGCAGCGGGCGACCTGCTGATACTGTACGTCGGTTGCGACATGGATGCGACGATCCCGACACCGAGCGGCTGGACAACCTTACACGAGGCGAGTGATCCGGGGAAAAGGACCGCCGTATTCTGGAAACTCGCCGGGTCTTCCGAGCCGACGACCTACACGGTGACCGCTTCCAGCGGTGCGTTTTTCGCCTCGGCGCATATCTGCGCCTACTCCGGCGTTGACCCAACCAACCCGGTCTCCCCCATCGCGACGCCGGGGAACACGATGACGACGGGCAGCCTGACCACGACCAGACCGGACTCGATCTACCAGTCCTGGATCACGAGTGGTTCGACGCTATCTGCTCCAGCGGGATCGACTCTCTTCTCCGTCGTGTCCGCCGGTTTCATGAGCTACTTCCATGAGGCCCGCCAGACCGTAGCGACGCCGGGCGCGGTGTCGCACACTTACGGGGGCTCGGCGGCGGGTGTCACGTCCGGCGCGTTCGTCGTCCAGCCGCCGCCGCCGCCGCCGCGCGAAGTTGCCAAACCGTCCGGGACGCTGACCGTTTCGAAGACCGGTCAGTACGCGGCCCTGAAGCATTTCGTGACCTGCGACGGCGTTTTCCAGTCCTCCTACGCGGGTCCATCGTTCCAGGACTACGCTGACGTGGTGACCGACGTTAATGCGGATGTCTTCGATTTTATTAACGGCACGGCGACGCTGGCGACTGACGCCATCGGCTCGCACTGGACGCCCAACTCGCCCTCCGACCCCGACTTCTCCGTGCAGCCTTTCAGCAGTCCGACCACCTATGGATATGGCGCTGGCCCGTGGACCTTCTTTTCGCGGGTTAACACGAGCTTTCCCGGCTCCGCCTCGACCGCGCGCTGCCTGCTGATCTATTTTTCGGATGATTTCGGGACAATCCAGCTACGCACGCTCAACAACACGTGGCAGGTTATCCGTAACGGCACGGTCGCCGTGTCGGGTCCGATGCCGTCCGGCGTGTCCACTATCACCCTCGTGGGTACGACCACGACGGTGGCCGTCTATGCCAATGGTGCGCTGATCGGGTCGGCAAGCGGGAACTACTCCATCAACACCAGCATGGCCCCCTATGTCGGCGGCGACGGCAGTGCAGTCCCGTTCGAATCAAAGATTTACGAATTTGGTGTCGTCGCCGCAGCATGGTCGGCGTCCGAGGCCACTGCGTACGATAATGCTCCGCTCGCGGTCGTCGGGATCACCGGGGGCAACACGCCGCAGGAGCCGACCGGACCCGTCACGCACCAGCTAGACGGCTCGGCGAGCGCCACGGCCACGGTGTCCAGCGCGGAACTCAAAGCTTACGACGCGCAGGGCTACACGGCTCCGGTGACGACCGCCTTCATGACTCCGACGACCGTCCACAGCAACAGTGCCCCCATCGATGGCAATACCGGCACGACATGGAGCAACTGGACGGTGGCGCGTATCAATAGCAACGTCAATGCCTCGTCTAGCCGAGCCTCCTCGTCGGTCTCGTCGTCCACCCGGACCCGCGTCGGCATCGGCCGGGCGTTCGGTTTCAACGTCCCGGCCGATGCCGAAGTCACCGGTATCGAGGTGCGGATCGTCCGCTCCGCCAGTGCCTCCAGCCGCCTGCGCGACGAGGCGGTGGTCTTGACCGGGGGCTCCGTGCCCCAGGCGCAATATTCCGCCGACGACAAGGCCGACACAGCTACCCTGTGGCCGACCACGGGCGGAGAAAGCGCCGCAGTTTACGGCGGCAGCAGCGATCTGTGGGGGCTGCCCTCGATCCTGGTGAGCGATCTCGCGACTCTCGGCGTCGGTCTCATGGTCCGCAACACGACGACCTCGACGACGACCGCCTACGTTAACATGATGTCGATGGCAGCCACCTACCGCGAGTACAACGCGGCCTACGTCCAGCAGCCGGGCGGCACCACGCACCAGCTTGCCGGTAACGCGCTCGCTGCGGTGTCCACGGTGCCCAGCGCCACAATGCGCCGCTCGCGCCGGATCGCGCCCAACACGATCCCGGCTGCGGCGACGGTCGGCCCCGCCTTGCTGGCGCGCACCCGCTCGCTGGCAGCCAATGCAGTGTCGGCGGCTTCGACGGTCACTACCGAGATGGGCGTCAACAAGGCGGCGATCCAGCTTGTCGCGACGATCAGTGCTGCGGCCACGGTCTCTCCGGCCTCGCTGGTGCGCCACCGTCCGCTTAGCGGCAATGCCGTCTCGGCAGCCGCGACATCCTCCGCAACCACGCTGACCAGGACACGCTTGATCACTGCCGAGGCTTCCGAATCCTCGTCAGTCGCCCCGGCCGATCTGGTCCGGACGCGCCTGCTCGCAGCCGCTCCGGTCGCTGCTGCGGCCACAGCAAACCCGGCGTCGATGACGGTGCGCAAGCCGGGCAATCGGACCGTTGAAAAGCCGACTACCGAAGTTTCGTTTACCAAATCCGGGAAGTATGCGGGCACGACCGGCTACTGGATTTTCAACGAACAATCTGGTTTGTCGCCGAACATCGCGAACCCCGGCACGGGTGATGCAGTGCCGATGGGTGGAATCACCACCGCAAGCGACGAGGTTGGCCGACACCTGCTCGGCACCGCGACCTACGCGAACTACTTCGCGACCGGCCTGACCGGCGACCAGCTTGGCATCGGCGGCAGCCAGCCGTTCACAATCTTCGCCCGCGTCAATCCATCGGCGGCGCAGGATCAGGGCGGTATCTTTTCGTACGGTTCCGGCGCGGCGGCGCGGAACCTCTCGATCCGCAGCTTCGATGACCGGTTCCTGGTCGATAACGGTCAGGCCGAGATGTCGCTGGTCCAGGGCGAGGTGCCGCGTGATGCGGTCTCGACCTTCGCGCTGACCTACGACGGCACGCAGCTTCATTTCTATTACAACGGCGTGCGCCGGGTCAGCCAGACCATCGCGCTCGACGCGGGCGGCGGCTCGTCGCTCCAGCTTGGCAGGTTTACGTACGGCGCGGCCTCGTTGGAAAACAAACATGCTTGGCACGGCAAAATCTACGAGGTGGGGACGGTTTCCGGGGTTGCTTGGTCGGCCCAGGATGTCTCTGATTACGACGCCAACCCGCTGGAGGCGCTGAGCTTCGCCGCACCGGCTGTCATCCACGAACTGGTCGCCGAAACTGGTTCGGCAACGTCTTCGGCCACCGCGACGACGCTTAATCCGAAGCGCGGCCTCGCGGCTGATCTGGTTTCGGCGACCGCTGCGGCTACCAGTTCCACGCTGGTTCGCCAGCGCCCGGTAACCGGTGATGCTGTCGCGGCGACCGCTACCGTATCGACGGCCGAACTGGTTCGCCAACGCGCCCTGGCATCCGATCAGGTCCAGGCGGTATCGAGCGCCACGGCGTCCACCGTGGTCCGCCAGCGCCCGCTACAGGCGGATACGGTGCAGGCATCGGCAACGGCTGCCGCATCCACCCTGGCCCGGCACCGTCCGCTCACGGCTCAGCCGGTCACGGCGACGGCATCCTGCACCGGATCGCTGAGTCAGAGCGGATCGTTCTCGGCCACAGTTTCGGCCTCCTCTGCGGCGTCTGCCACGACGTGTGTGCGCGTCCGGACCGTCGCCGCCAACCCGGTTTCGGTTACCAGTTCAGCAACCGCGCTGACGCTCAGCCTGTCCGGAACCTTCGAAGGTTTCGCATCGGCTTCGGCCACCGTGGCACCGGCCGAGATTGGCCGCGTGCGCCCCCTCAGCGCGCCGCCTGTGGCGTCCACCAGCACGACGACACCGGCAACACTGCGCAAGCGGACCGGCCTCGGTGCTGCTCCTGTCGCCGCCAGCGCGGTCTCTACGGTTACTGGATTTGGTCGCCGTCGTCCGGTCATCAGCAACCCTGTTTCGGTTTCCAGTTCGTCCACCGGGTCGCTCAGCCAGTCCGGTACGATGTCGGGCAATGTCTCCGCCAGCGCCTCGGCAACGGCATCCACGGTCGCCCGGAGGCGCGGCATCGTCGCCAATATCTCGATAGCAGCGGCAACCAGTGCAACGACTCTGGTCAGGACGCGCAAGCTGTCTGCCAATCCGGTCGCGGCGTCTGCATCCGCTACGGCATCGAGCAGTGCCCGTGTCCCGCTGTCGGCCACCCCGGTCACCGCCACGTCGGCGACGGCCCAGGCAACGCTGAAGCCGCTGCGCGGGATCGCGGCAACCGCCCTGGCGACATCGACCAGCACGGCATCGGTCCAGCGCCTTCGCGGCCTTCAGGCGACGGCTTCGGGGACGGCGACGGTTACTCCGGCACCGTGGGGCCGCAAGCGCGGCATCACCGGGCTGGTCACGGCAACATCGGGTAGCACCGGCCGGGCCTCGGCCAAACTCGGCCTGCTCGGCAGCGTCTCGGCGACCGCGCTCAGCACCGGGTCGGTGGTTTCGAAAACCAAGCTGCCCGCGAGGATCGCCGCGACGTTCACACAGACGCGCATGATCACGTCCGGCAGCAATCCGTACACGGTCACCCGGCAGCCCGTGGAGATCGGTTACTCTATTGAAGTGGTGCGGGACCTCACGGCAGCCGTCGAAACGGTGCGCGAGTTCCCGCCTATCTCAGGACTGGTGTGA
- a CDS encoding phage tail fiber protein — MSFSNTYETAILNHIFGKTTLGTMPNSLDLALYTTAPGETGGGTEVTGGSYARKAVPSASWTVTGNSATNNAEIAFTTASADWGTVAGFGLFNGATLIFHGTLGTSKQVASGDTAVFAASSLNFSID; from the coding sequence ATGTCTTTCTCGAATACTTACGAGACCGCTATTCTCAACCACATTTTTGGCAAGACCACCCTCGGCACCATGCCGAACTCGCTCGATCTGGCGCTGTACACCACCGCGCCGGGCGAAACTGGCGGCGGCACCGAGGTGACGGGTGGCAGCTACGCCCGCAAGGCCGTCCCCTCGGCGTCCTGGACCGTGACCGGCAACAGCGCGACCAACAATGCCGAGATCGCGTTCACCACCGCCTCCGCCGATTGGGGCACCGTGGCCGGTTTCGGCCTGTTCAACGGCGCGACCCTGATTTTCCACGGCACGCTGGGCACCAGCAAGCAGGTCGCCTCGGGCGATACCGCCGTGTTCGCCGCGTCGAGCCTGAATTTCTCCATCGATTAA
- a CDS encoding PDDEXK family nuclease yields MTIKFRSKFEASIAKKLKDSGADFRYEPEKLKFIEPAKTRSYLPDLILGNGIVVEIKGRLTAADRKKMVLVRDQHPGRDIRIIFQRAANPINKGSKTSYADWAEAAGFKWAEGSVPQAWIDEPGR; encoded by the coding sequence GTGACGATAAAGTTCCGCTCCAAGTTCGAGGCCAGTATCGCGAAGAAACTGAAGGACTCCGGGGCCGATTTCCGGTACGAACCGGAAAAGCTCAAGTTCATCGAACCGGCGAAGACGCGCAGCTACCTGCCCGACCTGATCCTGGGCAACGGCATCGTGGTCGAGATCAAGGGGCGGCTGACCGCTGCCGACCGCAAGAAGATGGTGCTGGTGCGCGACCAGCATCCTGGCAGGGATATCCGGATCATCTTCCAGCGGGCGGCGAACCCGATCAACAAGGGCTCGAAAACCAGTTATGCGGACTGGGCAGAGGCGGCGGGGTTCAAGTGGGCCGAGGGCTCGGTGCCGCAGGCGTGGATTGACGAACCGGGGCGCTAG
- a CDS encoding primase-helicase family protein codes for MDIVDLAAHRQTKEIEDLKNTLDLLDKQIATLNAEPQSSATTGLLIKVLQEKTKMQRALQKAQKDAGLDTPLSDEDRAERDAVYDELKDKLRTFIKEQDLHYVAATECWFVRNGYTDPDLPPWMPQSENGLKRLNNDLRDKLIWTLFDDIMMGNDAGDTKRKFRACTYSFRPTSPDVLNMLEAEFCLPIEPEPGWANGWLFEALLWNLSGEDPAGQEHLEKVFLSKWQHPENYMLPCISFHDPDGGSGKSLLVARLLSTLFGEHLVADNLSFDDLTNRFNEHLVGKALLFVNEAVEEKSDDNALKRQLHSKTVWCEPKGVKKFRVDNTALLIVSGNGDTGSVRIANASTDRRFSILKPKRPLNDLVGEIMGISPAEAREWMIATGQYILSNPQEVGKWLHSLILKHGDVPTVAAYHGQAYQTLVQSQQPFYEQVFEAVFKDDLISDPLIVTGSLPLQGYIKQSTLFEFYIEMNRKINHAHGAMKNRTFYAKLDSWLAREGLPIRAVKKVKMRDGETGSVTTADIYILDSVDALRKGAMIGNDHLWYTEDSHGRRTWAVNVI; via the coding sequence ATGGATATTGTGGACCTTGCTGCCCACCGGCAGACAAAAGAGATTGAAGACCTGAAGAACACCCTCGACCTGCTCGACAAGCAGATCGCCACGCTCAACGCCGAGCCGCAGAGCAGCGCCACCACCGGCCTGCTGATCAAGGTGCTCCAGGAAAAGACCAAGATGCAGCGGGCGCTCCAGAAGGCTCAGAAGGATGCCGGGCTCGACACGCCGCTGTCCGACGAGGACCGGGCCGAGCGCGATGCCGTGTACGACGAACTGAAGGACAAGCTGCGCACCTTCATCAAGGAGCAAGACCTGCACTACGTCGCCGCGACCGAGTGCTGGTTCGTGCGCAACGGCTACACCGATCCCGACCTGCCGCCCTGGATGCCGCAGAGCGAGAACGGCCTGAAACGCCTGAACAACGACTTGCGCGACAAGCTGATCTGGACCCTTTTTGACGATATCATGATGGGAAATGATGCGGGCGACACCAAGCGCAAGTTCCGCGCCTGCACGTACTCGTTCCGGCCGACCAGCCCGGACGTGCTCAACATGCTGGAGGCCGAGTTCTGCCTGCCAATTGAGCCCGAGCCCGGTTGGGCCAACGGCTGGCTGTTCGAGGCCCTGCTGTGGAACCTGTCCGGCGAGGACCCAGCGGGCCAGGAGCATCTGGAAAAAGTCTTCCTGAGCAAGTGGCAGCACCCGGAAAACTACATGTTGCCGTGCATCAGCTTCCACGACCCGGACGGCGGATCGGGCAAGAGCCTGCTGGTCGCCCGCCTGCTCAGCACCCTGTTCGGCGAGCATCTGGTCGCCGACAACCTGTCCTTTGACGACCTGACCAATCGGTTCAACGAGCATCTGGTCGGCAAGGCGCTGCTGTTCGTCAACGAGGCGGTCGAGGAGAAATCCGACGACAACGCTCTCAAGCGGCAGCTTCACTCCAAGACGGTGTGGTGCGAGCCCAAAGGCGTCAAGAAGTTCAGGGTGGACAACACCGCCCTGCTGATCGTCAGCGGCAACGGCGACACCGGCAGCGTGCGGATCGCCAACGCCAGCACCGACCGCCGCTTCTCCATTCTCAAGCCGAAACGCCCGCTCAACGATCTGGTCGGCGAGATCATGGGGATCAGCCCGGCCGAGGCGCGCGAGTGGATGATCGCGACCGGCCAGTACATCCTGTCCAACCCCCAGGAAGTCGGCAAGTGGCTGCACAGCCTGATCCTGAAGCACGGTGATGTGCCGACCGTGGCGGCCTATCACGGCCAAGCCTACCAGACCCTCGTACAGTCCCAGCAGCCATTCTACGAGCAGGTGTTCGAGGCCGTGTTCAAGGACGACCTGATAAGCGACCCGCTGATCGTGACCGGCTCCCTGCCCCTCCAGGGCTACATCAAGCAGAGCACGCTCTTCGAGTTTTACATCGAGATGAACCGCAAGATCAATCACGCCCACGGGGCCATGAAGAACCGGACCTTCTACGCCAAGCTCGATAGCTGGCTGGCCCGCGAGGGTCTGCCTATCAGGGCGGTCAAGAAGGTCAAGATGCGCGACGGCGAGACCGGCAGCGTGACGACGGCCGACATCTACATCCTCGACAGCGTGGACGCCCTGCGCAAAGGGGCCATGATCGGCAACGACCACCTCTGGTACACCGAGGACAGCCACGGACGGCGGACCTGGGCGGTCAACGTCATCTAA
- a CDS encoding DUF2971 domain-containing protein translates to MGTTTGTAQEPTDPDPLGQQEESATRARPPILYKYMGVEYGIEVFTKARIKYTQPGELNDPFECKPFLLGPVDPEHRNESMASQHVKDNIEKIAQAAANKGNRQQRRQKNSRRTYKVIRSKALTLFHQSMDNLDQKHTHYINREVATYRDRIAMVCLTESRTNLLMWSHYADQHAGFVIGVHTAHPCFNRQRSEADDHNYFRPVIYSDVRPNFYMNQIRSREPIILTKSREWKDEKEWRIVAPLELLTKDPKNGKYFYDLPIEAIKEVYMGVRISPALRNRIIEELVKRQDQHTIKLFQMEQSERHYALVEKEVHYRT, encoded by the coding sequence ATGGGCACGACCACCGGCACAGCGCAGGAGCCGACCGACCCCGATCCGCTTGGTCAACAGGAGGAAAGCGCCACCAGAGCGCGCCCGCCGATCCTCTACAAATACATGGGCGTTGAGTACGGGATTGAGGTCTTCACGAAAGCGCGGATCAAATACACCCAACCGGGCGAGTTGAACGACCCGTTCGAATGCAAGCCGTTTCTGCTCGGTCCTGTTGATCCCGAGCACAGGAATGAATCGATGGCATCGCAACATGTCAAAGACAACATAGAGAAAATCGCACAAGCAGCAGCCAATAAAGGCAACCGCCAGCAGCGACGACAGAAGAACAGTCGCCGCACCTATAAAGTGATAAGAAGTAAAGCACTTACACTTTTCCATCAGTCAATGGACAACCTAGATCAGAAACACACCCACTACATCAATAGGGAGGTCGCCACTTATCGAGATAGGATCGCAATGGTCTGCCTGACAGAGTCGCGCACCAATCTCCTGATGTGGTCACACTACGCCGATCAGCACGCCGGGTTCGTCATCGGCGTTCACACAGCACATCCCTGCTTCAACCGGCAGAGAAGCGAGGCCGACGACCACAACTATTTCCGGCCAGTGATCTACTCGGATGTTCGACCGAATTTCTACATGAACCAAATCAGGTCGCGCGAGCCGATCATCCTGACGAAGAGCAGAGAATGGAAAGACGAGAAAGAGTGGCGGATCGTGGCCCCGCTGGAACTCCTGACGAAGGACCCGAAGAACGGAAAATACTTTTACGACCTGCCAATTGAAGCAATCAAGGAAGTCTACATGGGGGTGCGAATTTCACCCGCCCTTCGGAACCGGATCATCGAAGAACTGGTCAAACGTCAGGATCAACACACCATCAAACTATTCCAGATGGAACAAAGCGAGCGCCACTACGCATTGGTCGAGAAAGAGGTGCATTACCGAACTTGA
- a CDS encoding helix-turn-helix domain-containing protein — protein MNSPYDTIPQVLREAEGYGPSHHAVYAALRDHCDRHGICYPSQRRIGEEAGGLSRTRACDLIGDLIDLGVVERVAHPPERAHWRTLCYRLPAVAEQPHKVIDDDGEPPVRTADPPVRGDRIGVTSECRRADTTCRQADTNSNNPNLDTQPTTAHTHWQSTPFDGGILPDDWRPKPQTVKDARRLFPYVDPDALALKLIAWSQDHGKVYDDPDSALLHWAKREWSPQNPGRGRMPWEAPPQGRAAPSQAARQQEDLAARNDAAAQSALERILARRASPPA, from the coding sequence ATGAACAGCCCTTACGACACCATTCCACAAGTGCTCCGCGAGGCGGAGGGTTACGGTCCGAGCCATCACGCGGTCTACGCCGCGCTCCGGGACCATTGCGACCGGCACGGCATCTGCTACCCGAGCCAGAGGCGCATCGGCGAGGAAGCCGGGGGCCTGAGCCGGACCCGCGCCTGCGACCTGATCGGCGACCTGATCGACCTGGGCGTGGTCGAGCGCGTCGCCCACCCGCCCGAGCGGGCGCACTGGCGGACCCTGTGCTACCGGCTCCCGGCCGTGGCCGAGCAGCCCCACAAGGTGATCGACGACGACGGCGAGCCCCCTGTCCGGACTGCGGACCCCCCTGTGCGCGGAGACCGCATCGGGGTGACTTCCGAGTGTCGGCGGGCCGACACCACCTGTCGGCAGGCCGACACAAACTCCAACAACCCTAACTTAGATACACAACCAACAACAGCCCACACTCACTGGCAGAGCACCCCTTTTGATGGTGGTATATTGCCCGATGACTGGCGACCGAAGCCTCAGACCGTCAAGGATGCTCGGCGGCTGTTCCCGTATGTTGACCCGGATGCCTTGGCGCTGAAGCTGATTGCCTGGAGCCAGGATCACGGGAAGGTGTACGACGACCCGGACAGCGCCCTGCTGCACTGGGCGAAGCGGGAGTGGTCGCCGCAGAATCCGGGCCGGGGGCGGATGCCGTGGGAGGCACCGCCGCAGGGAAGGGCTGCCCCATCGCAGGCAGCCCGCCAGCAGGAGGACTTGGCAGCCCGGAACGACGCGGCGGCGCAGAGCGCGCTGGAGCGTATCCTGGCGCGGCGCGCATCGCCCCCGGCGTAA
- a CDS encoding tyrosine-type recombinase/integrase encodes MPRVRETEYIEVVREEPDQGPVREAVLFLRDTIWYARITYDGGKTYQRLSTRKRDRDAARQAALRMFYEQSGVAKLGLKLSRATVASLAEDMLAEKARRVAATGRGSHVLRTYRTKLNVLLPVLGKLQPSQITAKVWDDYVLHRLGTGKPKLGDVDKYGQPRRLSRGTLEQERDTLRAILRLALERKLIAALPEMALPRLGVRKKMVSRASFSDGEIAILLDRINRQIDGARNSETKWNNRMLLCYVMFLLHSGVRTNDARIMQWRDVREMARGDGTLVLRLWCRGKGMERESMSQPEAVAWVRELRRIARAAGPDDLIFLGPGGGEYDFTVAFRKLLVETKLRFDSAGRARSAYSLRHSYAMRRIMEPGLNLTYVAENMGTSPEMMATHYLSHVNVVSMVDVLTANTRENADAYLMTPEGQRAAREVAQAVMAAAGLKPRQETVREPKRPSRITRRRSA; translated from the coding sequence ATGCCGCGCGTCAGGGAAACCGAGTACATCGAAGTGGTGCGCGAGGAGCCGGATCAGGGACCGGTGCGCGAAGCGGTTCTGTTCCTGCGCGACACGATCTGGTACGCGCGGATCACCTACGACGGCGGCAAGACCTATCAGCGGCTCAGCACCAGGAAGCGCGACCGCGACGCCGCCAGACAGGCAGCACTCAGGATGTTCTACGAACAATCCGGGGTCGCCAAGCTCGGCCTGAAGCTCTCCAGGGCGACTGTCGCCAGCCTCGCCGAGGACATGCTGGCGGAGAAGGCCAGACGGGTCGCCGCGACCGGTCGCGGCAGCCACGTGCTGCGGACCTACCGAACGAAACTGAACGTACTGCTGCCGGTGCTCGGCAAGCTCCAGCCGTCGCAGATCACGGCGAAGGTTTGGGATGACTACGTGCTGCACCGGCTGGGCACCGGCAAACCGAAGCTGGGTGACGTGGACAAGTACGGCCAGCCGCGCCGACTGTCGCGCGGCACCCTGGAGCAGGAGCGTGACACGCTGCGGGCAATCCTGCGGCTGGCCCTTGAGCGGAAGCTGATCGCCGCACTGCCGGAGATGGCGCTGCCGCGACTCGGGGTGCGCAAGAAGATGGTCAGCCGGGCCAGCTTCAGCGACGGCGAGATCGCCATCCTGCTCGACCGGATCAACCGCCAGATCGACGGCGCACGGAACAGCGAGACCAAGTGGAACAACCGAATGCTGCTGTGCTACGTCATGTTTCTGCTGCATAGCGGGGTGCGAACCAACGACGCCCGAATCATGCAGTGGCGCGATGTGCGGGAGATGGCGCGGGGGGACGGCACCTTGGTGCTGCGCCTGTGGTGCCGGGGCAAGGGGATGGAACGCGAATCCATGAGTCAGCCCGAGGCGGTCGCCTGGGTTCGGGAGTTGCGTCGGATCGCCCGCGCGGCCGGGCCGGACGACCTGATCTTCCTGGGGCCGGGCGGCGGCGAGTACGATTTCACCGTGGCGTTCCGCAAGCTCCTGGTCGAGACCAAGCTGCGCTTCGATTCGGCCGGGCGCGCCCGCTCGGCCTACTCGCTCAGGCACAGCTACGCCATGAGGCGGATCATGGAGCCGGGCTTGAACCTGACCTACGTGGCCGAGAACATGGGGACTTCCCCGGAGATGATGGCTACCCACTATTTGAGCCACGTGAACGTCGTCAGCATGGTCGATGTACTGACCGCCAATACGCGGGAGAACGCGGACGCCTACCTGATGACCCCGGAGGGACAGCGGGCGGCACGGGAGGTCGCTCAGGCGGTGATGGCGGCGGCGGGGCTGAAGCCCCGGCAGGAGACCGTGCGGGAGCCGAAGAGGCCATCCAGGATAACGCGCAGGCGCTCCGCGTAG
- a CDS encoding cysteine desulfurase family protein, with the protein MIYLDNNATTMPAPEVVAAMLPYLGEIYANPSSAHGSAMAVKQAVGQARSAVAGLISAKASEIVFTSSATEANHLAILGTLRSRPDRRHVVTTAVEHPANLMLFEDLRSQGYHVTVLPVDASGRLRRHELASVVSSDTALVSVMWANNAYQTNLLFDNNIFGERRKTHHCPVLANPRKCWFSGIRNAQ; encoded by the coding sequence GTGATCTATCTGGACAACAACGCCACGACCATGCCTGCTCCCGAGGTCGTGGCCGCCATGCTTCCCTATCTCGGCGAGATTTACGCCAACCCTTCCAGCGCCCACGGCTCGGCGATGGCGGTCAAGCAGGCGGTCGGCCAGGCCCGCAGTGCCGTCGCCGGCCTGATCAGCGCCAAGGCGTCGGAGATCGTGTTCACGTCGAGCGCCACCGAGGCGAACCATCTGGCGATCCTCGGCACGCTGCGCTCCCGGCCCGACCGGCGCCACGTGGTGACCACGGCGGTCGAGCATCCGGCCAACCTGATGCTGTTCGAGGACCTGCGGAGCCAGGGCTACCACGTCACCGTCCTGCCGGTGGACGCCTCCGGCCGGCTGCGCCGGCACGAGCTGGCCTCCGTGGTATCGAGCGACACGGCGCTGGTTTCGGTGATGTGGGCCAACAACGCATATCAAACTAACTTATTGTTTGATAACAATATATTTGGTGAACGACGTAAAACACACCATTGCCCAGTCCTTGCAAACCCGCGCAAATGCTGGTTTTCTGGAATCCGGAATGCACAGTGA